The Leisingera daeponensis DSM 23529 genome includes the window CCTGCCCGGCAGCAGAGATCGCCTCGAGCAAGGCACGCAAGCCTGCCCGCGCGCTGTCCAGCGGCAGCACGCATTGAAACTGGGCAAAGCCCTTGCGTCCGTAGATCCGGTTCCAGCCCAACAGCGCATCGAGCGGGAAGAAGAAGCTGTCGTAACCGGTGATCTGCCGCCCGGCCTTGCGCGCCCCTGCCCAGTAATAGGCGGCATTGAACGCCCGCACGCTGTAGCGGTTCAGCGCAAAGGACGGGAACACGGGCGGTACGGTGCGGTTGCTGGCGCGGGGAATGGCAAAGGGGCGCGCGGCCTGGTCATAGCTCAGGTCCTGCAGCAGGGCATGTTCCCCCAGCATGACCAGCGACCGCCCCAGATTGTCGCCGCCCGCCAGGCAGTCGATCCAGGCCACCGAATAGGTTGCAGCGGCGGAGCGTTCGAAGATTTCGATGGCCGCGTCGAGGTTTGCAGCCGGAATCGTATCCTGCCGGATCCAGGCGGAGGGTACACGCCGCAGGCGGATGGCGGCCCGCAGGATCACACCCGTAAGCCCCATGCCGCCAGCGGTCCAATTGAACAACTCTGTGTTTTCCTCAGCGGAACAGCGGCGGACCGTTCCATCCGGCCCCATCACCTCGACCCAGTCCAGGCCGCTGCGGAAGCTGCCATCCTTGTGGTGGTTCTTGCCATGCACATCCGCGGCAATGGCGCCGCCAAGGGTCACGAACTTGGTGCCCGGCACCACCAGCGGAAACCAGCCCCGCGGCAGGAAGGCAGAGATGATATCGCCCAGCAGAACGCCGCTTTCCGCCACCAGCAGGCCGGTCTCCGCATCAAAGGAGATCATCTTGTTGAAATGGCGCATATGCAGGGTCGCAGGCACCCCAACCGCGCTGTCGCCGTAGGCGCGGCCATTGCCGCGGGCAATGACAGAGGGGCTATCGGTGATCAGCCGCTGCAGCTCTGCCTCGCTGCGCGGTGCCAGCAGCTGCGCCTGCGCCACGGGGTAGTTGCCCCAGCCGGACAGCCCCCTCATTCCGCCTCCGCCGTGCGGCGGGTGAAAACGAACTGCCGGTCCAGCTGGTATTTCACCGTGTAGCCGATCACCAGCCCCAGGATTGCCCCGGCCTCGCGCGCCGCATCGGTGCCCCAAGTGAGCCAGAACAGCGTCTCGGTGATCCAGAACACCGCCGTGGTCGCCACCCCCATCACCGAATACAGCAGAAAGGTCCGGCCCTGGTGTTTCAAGCCGCCCTGCTGGTCAAAGAAGATCCAGCGCTTGTCCAGCATGTACTTGACCACCAGCCCGGCCAGAGTGCCCGCAGCCATGGCAGCGGTGAAATAGGCGCCGGTCTCCCCCAGCTGCAACACCGCGCGCTGGGTGGCGAGGTTGACGGCGGTGGCGGCGGCCGCAAATGCGGTGTAGCGGACAAGAAGCTGCTGCAGGGTCATAGTGCGCTGCTCCACACCGCAAAGGACAGGGCGATCAAAAAGCACAGCTGGCTGCCGCGGTCGCGCGCCGCATAGACCACCGGGTCATCCTGCATTTGGCCCCGGTGGGCCAGCATCACCGTATTGGTGATCCAATAGAGCAGCACACAGCAAATCCCCCACAGCCCCTGCGGCGTGGCGTACAGCGCGGCCACCGCCGGCGAATTGAGGTAGAGCGCCAGAACCAGCACCGACACATAGCCCGCGGCAATCGCGATCATCGAGATGACCGGCAGATCGTCCACGTGATAGCCGCGCCCCTTGGCGGTCAGCTGCTGGCGCCTGGCGCTGTCCACCAGCTCTGCCTGGCGCTTCACGGCGGCCAGCGAAAAGAAGAAGAAAATGGAAAAGGCCAGCAGCCAGACCGACAGCGGTATGCCCGTGGCGGCACCTCCCGCTGCGATGCGGATGGTATAAAGCCCCGCCAGCAGGCAGATGTCCATCACAATCAGCCGCTTGAAATGCAGCGAATAAGCAGTTGTCATCGCGTAATAAAGCAGGATGACCCCAAGAAACAGCAGACCCAGCGGCAGGGCCGCCGCCAACCCGCCCAGAAACAGCGCCGCCGCCATCCAGCTGCCGTGTTCAATCGGGATGCTTCCCGCGGCAAAGGGCCGGAACCGCTTGCGCGGATGGGCGCGGTCGGCGTTCAGGTCAAGGAGGTCGTTCACCACATAGACGCTGGAGGCAATCAGGCTGAACGACAGGAAAGCCAGCAGCGACTGCACCAGAGTTACCATGTCCAGCTGATGCGCGGCCAGCATCGGCAGGAAAACGAGGATGTTCTTCAGCCACTGATGCGGTCGCAGCGCCTTGACATACGCAGTCAGCGCGGGCTCTGCCGTCGCCAGATGCTCTGTCCGGGACGCAGCTTGCTCCGCCTTCTGGCGCAGCGCCGGTGGGGCATTCACGGTGACCGCCTTTGACGCCAGCCGCCAGACCGGCAGATCGGCCGGGGAATCCCCCATGTAGGCAAAGCCGCCCGCGCCGAACCGGCTTTGCAGGAACTCCGCCTTGACCGGCCCTTTCAGGTTTTCGGTGCCGCTGGAGCCATGGACCTCGTCAAACACGTCCAGATGAGCGGCGATCTGATCGGCGATGGACTGGTCGCTGGCGGTCACCAGCGCGGTCTGGCCGCCCCGCTGCCGCCAGTC containing:
- a CDS encoding UbiA family prenyltransferase, which encodes MLAVDLDGTLLRSNILYESFWSSFGRDWKSPFSAAVALLNGRAALKRHLAGTSRIDAASLPYDPAVVDYVRDWRQRGGQTALVTASDQSIADQIAAHLDVFDEVHGSSGTENLKGPVKAEFLQSRFGAGGFAYMGDSPADLPVWRLASKAVTVNAPPALRQKAEQAASRTEHLATAEPALTAYVKALRPHQWLKNILVFLPMLAAHQLDMVTLVQSLLAFLSFSLIASSVYVVNDLLDLNADRAHPRKRFRPFAAGSIPIEHGSWMAAALFLGGLAAALPLGLLFLGVILLYYAMTTAYSLHFKRLIVMDICLLAGLYTIRIAAGGAATGIPLSVWLLAFSIFFFFSLAAVKRQAELVDSARRQQLTAKGRGYHVDDLPVISMIAIAAGYVSVLVLALYLNSPAVAALYATPQGLWGICCVLLYWITNTVMLAHRGQMQDDPVVYAARDRGSQLCFLIALSFAVWSSAL
- a CDS encoding GtrA family protein; the protein is MTLQQLLVRYTAFAAAATAVNLATQRAVLQLGETGAYFTAAMAAGTLAGLVVKYMLDKRWIFFDQQGGLKHQGRTFLLYSVMGVATTAVFWITETLFWLTWGTDAAREAGAILGLVIGYTVKYQLDRQFVFTRRTAEAE
- a CDS encoding FAD-binding oxidoreductase, whose product is MRGLSGWGNYPVAQAQLLAPRSEAELQRLITDSPSVIARGNGRAYGDSAVGVPATLHMRHFNKMISFDAETGLLVAESGVLLGDIISAFLPRGWFPLVVPGTKFVTLGGAIAADVHGKNHHKDGSFRSGLDWVEVMGPDGTVRRCSAEENTELFNWTAGGMGLTGVILRAAIRLRRVPSAWIRQDTIPAANLDAAIEIFERSAAATYSVAWIDCLAGGDNLGRSLVMLGEHALLQDLSYDQAARPFAIPRASNRTVPPVFPSFALNRYSVRAFNAAYYWAGARKAGRQITGYDSFFFPLDALLGWNRIYGRKGFAQFQCVLPLDSARAGLRALLEAISAAGQGSFLAVLKRLGAQNSAFSFPMEGYTLALDFPVNRRSLQLMQDLDRITIAHGGRFYLAKDSRMSRDTLRAADPRAAEYAGMRQMSGLHPSFQSAQSQRLSL